TGCAGCACAACAAGAAAGAGGCGCGGACAAGAGTGAAATAAGCTCTTATCCGCGCCTCTTCGTTTGATCCGGCGTGAGTTTTTAGACGAGACGCGAGGCGGACTTCACCGCCCCCGAGACGATGTCACCGGCGTGGTCGATGGCGTACTCCACATTGCCCTTTGCCTTCTTGACCAGTTTCTCGGCATCGCTGCTGAGCTGCTCTGCCTGCTGCTTCAGGTAGTTTGCGGCCTCTTCCAGTTGCTCGGCAGCGTCTTCGGCGCTGCGCTTCAGCTTCCTGCGTGTCTGTGCCCCACTCTGGGGCGCGTACAACAGAGCAATGGCGGCTCCCACCGAGGCTCCGATGCCGAATGCGAACAAATACTGTCTAGCTTTCATCTCTTCTCCTCGAACTGGCTATCAGGCTTGGATTCAGATACAGGCTATTTGGTTACCGCAATCTGTGGAATGAATTTTGGTCTCCTGGCTACCTTGCTTTCAAAATAAAGCTCCTACAGGCCCGCCAACTCCCTGGCCTCGACGAAGACCCGCTCGAACATCGTTGCGTTCAGTCTTCCGGTATTGGTGTTACGCAGCGATGGGTGATAGCAGCCGAGCAGGTGCAGACCATTCGGCAGCTTGTACTGTGCGCCATGACCGAAAGTATAAGCTGACCGGCGCTCGATGACCCCGGCTCCAAGCAGGTGCGCCAGATAGCCGTCCCAGGCGATCTTGCCCAGGCAGACGACGACCTTGACTCGCTTCAGCGCGGCGATCTCGTTCGTCAGATGGATCGAGCAGTTGCGAATCTCCTCCGGCTTCGGTTTGTCCCCCGGCGGCGCACAGCGGACAACCGAGGCGATCCACGCGTGGCGCAGTCGCAGGCCGTCGTCGCGGGAGATAGCCGTAGGCTGCGACGCGAGGCCGAGCGAGTGCAGGATCGGATACATGAAGGCCCCGGAGCCGTCTCCGGTAAAAGGCCGCCCAGTGCGGTTCGCCCCGTGGGCTCCGGGCGCGAGCCCGAGGATCAGGATGCGGGCGCGGGGGTCGCCGAAGCCGGGCACGGGCCGCGACCAGTAGGTCTGGTCCTGATAGGCGCGGCGGCGGGTCTGGGCCAGTCCCGCGCAGTACTCGCGCAGGCGGGGACAGCGTTCGCAGTCGACGATGGACTGGTAGATAGCCTCGTGGGCGAGCTTGAGGCTGAGTGCGGCAGAGGAAGTAGACACCTGACGATGTTAATTGATGCCGCATGGAGGCGCTCCCCGTGCCTGTTGCCGGGCGATAATGGGACCAATAGAATCTCCACGTTCCCCAACCGGATTTTGCATCCAACCGAAGAAGAGGCAACAACCCTTGGAAGAGACTCGCGTTTTACATATGTACCTGAATCTATTGAAGAAGCGCCTGATCGCCACCTGGGACTACATAGCCGGTGGGGGATGGATGCGATCAGGATCGGTCACGACGGTTCTGCTGGCGTTGATCCTGGGAACGGCGTTTTTCATTATCCACGAGCGCGGCAAAGGCCACCTGACCCAACTGAGGAACAAGATGGAGGGTGACGTCCGGCCCCCGGTAGCTTCGGGACCGAAACCGGGCGGAGTGGAACCTCTGGTGCTCACGCGGCCTCAGCCCACGGGACAGACCGGCCCTGAGTTCGCCTCCGTAACCCTGCTTCCCGGTCTGGGAATGAGCGTTCTGCAGATGACGGCCTTCGTTCCCGGCCACGGGGAGATTCCTCTGCTCGCGGCCCCCACTGCCGAGCAGCTTGTCTCCACGCCCCCGCCCGCCGCGCAGGGGCCGAACGACGACCACGGAGCCTTCGAGCTGCCGTGGTCAGGGGCGCTGATCGGCTCACCCGCTCCGGTGGGTGATCGGATGGTCGTGCGCTGGCAGGAACAGGCCATGACGTTGCCTTCCGCGGCCACCAAGCCCAGCCGCGCATACGGCGGACTGTTGCGGCGGCAAGCCGCGGGCGAGGTCACCCAGGACGTGGTCCCGGACGGCACCTCCGCCACCGCGACCTTTACAGCGACCGACTTCGACGGCGACTGGCCGGGCAAGATCCAGACCAAGGTTTCGGTAGTGATGGTGGGCTCGCGGATGGACCTCTCGGTGATCGCCACCAATAGCGGCAGCGCACCTCTGCCCATCGGCATCGGTTGGCACCCGCGCTTCGCGATCCGGGGCGACCGGAAGAGCGTCTCTCTGAAGCTGCCGGAGGCCTCCCGCATGGAAACCTCCGAGATAACGCGCGGTATGCCCACCGGCAAGACTCTGTCAGCCGGGAGCCAGTTGGAGCAGTTCATGGGCAAGCAAATGGTGGCCCTGGGCAATACTGCGCTGAACGATCTGCTGGTGGAGATGAAACCCTCCCTCCTTGAGGACGGTCCCATCGCGGAGATGCGCTTTCCGAGCGAGGGCTATGGGATTCGGATGCGCTTGGTGAGCGCGTCGATCCGCAGCTTGCGCGTCGTGGCCGATCCGGCCCAGCCGTACCTTTCGCTGGGGCCGCAGGTCAACTTCGACGATCCACTGGGACACCAGTGGGATCGCAACATGGAGATGCCGGTGCTCGCCCCGGGCGCGTCGATGGAGTGGCGGATCAAGCTGGATCTCTTCCCGCTGACCGGCCAATCCTCCAGCCTGATCGAGTAAAAGCAACCGAAAATCGGGTGCCCCGCCCATGTGCAGTTTCCTCGCGCATGGGTGGGGTCGAGCACTGACGATGCTCGACTTAGCCGTCCAGGGTCCGCCCGTTTGACCCTGCGGTCACAGCCCCGTAGAGTGGAATATGAGGCGACGTCCGCAGAGTGGCCCTGGAACCGGCAACGGATCGGGGCGATGCGGCATATTTCACGCGCCAGGATGACACGACTTTGACCCCGACCGAGACGACTGAAACGACCGAGTTGCAGACAACAGCAACCCCCGAGCCTGCTGCGGAGACGCACGAGCACACCCACGATCACGAGCCCCACGTGCACGAGCCGCAGCCCACGCTCAATCCCGAGCTGATGCGCGAGATCGAAGTGTCGGTCGATGCCGACACGGTCTCGAAAGCCTTCAAGACCGTGGTGAAGAAGTACCAGCGGCTGGCCCGCATCCCCGGCTTCCGCGTGGGCAAGGTGCCCGAGTCGGTCATCAAGAGCCGCTTCGCCAAGGACGTCCGCCAGGAGGTGCTCGATGAGCTGGTCTCGGCGCGCTTCCGCACCGCGATCGAGGAGCAGAAGCTGAACCCGGTCTCGCAGCCGCAGCTCACCAACCTGCTGCTGGTCGATGGCCAGCCCCTGCAGTTCAAGGCGGCCTTCGAGGTTCTGCCCGAGATTGACATTACCGGCTACGACACCATCGCGGTCGAGAAGCCCGAAGTGGCGCTGACCGAGGACGAGTTCGAAGCCGAGATGACCCGCGCCATGGAGAACCACGGCACCGTCGAGACGGTTGAGGATGAGCGCGAGATCGTCGACGGCGATTGGGCCGAGATCGAGTTCAAGGGCATCATCCAGGATACGGCCCAGGTGGTCGGTGAGGACGGCGTCGAGAACACCAGCCAGCAGGAGCCCATCGTCGGCGAGGATGTGCTGATCGAGGTTGGCGGCAAGAACACCCTGGCAGCCTTCTCAGACGCACTGCGCGGCCAGAAGGTCGGACAGGAGATGCAGTTCGAGGTCACCTATCCTGCCGACTTCGGCGAGCCCCGCCTGGCTGGTCAGACGGTCAAGTACGACGTCACCCTGAAGGCCATCAAGAAGAAGACCTTCCCCGAGAAGGATGACGAGTTGGCCAAGCTGATGGGCGACTACGAGAGCTGGAGCGACTTCGAGACGAAGCTGCGCGGTATGGCAGAGGGGCGCAAGAAGGACGCGCTCATCGGTCAGGCCCGCGAGAAGATGCTCGAGGAGCTGATCGCCAAGTTCCAGTTCCCCGTTCCCGAGTCTTTCGTGCAACAGCAGATCGACGCACGCCTCGACCGTGGCCTGCGTGCGCTGGCCCAGCAGGGCATGAGCGCCGACGATATGCGCAAGCTCGACTTCAACCGTCTGCGTGAGGCGCAGCGCGACCAGGCCATCGCCGAGGTCAAGGCTTCCCTGCTGCTCGACAAGATCGCCGAGACCGAGAACGTCGAAGTGACCAATGACGAGCTGGAGCGTGAGCTGCTGATCGCTTCGATCCAGGCCCGCGAGCCCTTCGAGGCGCTGCGCGAGCGCATGGCCAAGGACGGCAGCATCGACCGCATGCGTGAGCAGATGCGCCGCGAGAAGACAGGCAACGCGCTCTATGAGAAGCTTGCGGGATAGCTTGTTGAACCTGTAGTGAACCTCGCCGGTCTTGACGAGTCTCGACCGGCGAGGGCAAACCCAAACGTAGAACGGCAAAACCAGCGGTTATTCCCTTCGGGGAGCGACCGGCTTGCAAGAGAAGGTTGAGGGAGACGAGTATGGGTTTGGTACCGATGGTGATCGAGCAGACGAGCCGTGGCGAACGCGCCTACGACATCTACAGCCGTCTGCTCCGCGACAACATCATTTTCCTGGGCACTCCGATCGACGACAACATCGCCAACGTCATCATCGCGCAGATGCTGTTCCTGAGCGGCGAGGACCCGGAGAAGGACATTCAGCTCTACATCAACTCGCCCGGCGGCTCCATCACGGCCGGCCTCGCGATCTATGACACCATGCAGTACATCAAGAACGACGTGGTGACCTTCTGCATCGGTCAGGCCGCCAGCATGGGCGCGTTCCTGCTGATGGCGGGCAAGAAGGGCAAGCGGTTCGCTCTGCCGAACTCCCGCATCCTGATCCACCAGCCGTCGATGGGCGGGCTGAGCGGACAGGCGACGGATATCGACATCCACGCCCGCGAGATTCTGCGTATCCGCGAGATCACGAACAAGCTGATGAGCCAGTCCACCGGCCAGTCGCTGGAGCGGATCGAGCGCGACGTGGAGCGCGACTTCATCATGACGGCCGCTCAATCTAAGGAGTACGGCATCATCGACGACATCATCGACAAGCCGCGCGGGTAGTTTTGACCTGCAAAAAGCCCCGATCATTGGATCGGGCCTTTTTTTATTTGGAGGAAAACTAGCCATTCCAATCGGCGGAAAGATCACGCCAAGCAGTAAAGATGCGTGCTTCACGCACCTCAGGCCACACCTCTCTGGTTACCGGCGCAGAGTCCT
This is a stretch of genomic DNA from Granulicella sp. WH15. It encodes these proteins:
- a CDS encoding uracil-DNA glycosylase, producing the protein MSTSSAALSLKLAHEAIYQSIVDCERCPRLREYCAGLAQTRRRAYQDQTYWSRPVPGFGDPRARILILGLAPGAHGANRTGRPFTGDGSGAFMYPILHSLGLASQPTAISRDDGLRLRHAWIASVVRCAPPGDKPKPEEIRNCSIHLTNEIAALKRVKVVVCLGKIAWDGYLAHLLGAGVIERRSAYTFGHGAQYKLPNGLHLLGCYHPSLRNTNTGRLNATMFERVFVEARELAGL
- a CDS encoding YtxH domain-containing protein translates to MKARQYLFAFGIGASVGAAIALLYAPQSGAQTRRKLKRSAEDAAEQLEEAANYLKQQAEQLSSDAEKLVKKAKGNVEYAIDHAGDIVSGAVKSASRLV
- the tig gene encoding trigger factor, giving the protein MTPTETTETTELQTTATPEPAAETHEHTHDHEPHVHEPQPTLNPELMREIEVSVDADTVSKAFKTVVKKYQRLARIPGFRVGKVPESVIKSRFAKDVRQEVLDELVSARFRTAIEEQKLNPVSQPQLTNLLLVDGQPLQFKAAFEVLPEIDITGYDTIAVEKPEVALTEDEFEAEMTRAMENHGTVETVEDEREIVDGDWAEIEFKGIIQDTAQVVGEDGVENTSQQEPIVGEDVLIEVGGKNTLAAFSDALRGQKVGQEMQFEVTYPADFGEPRLAGQTVKYDVTLKAIKKKTFPEKDDELAKLMGDYESWSDFETKLRGMAEGRKKDALIGQAREKMLEELIAKFQFPVPESFVQQQIDARLDRGLRALAQQGMSADDMRKLDFNRLREAQRDQAIAEVKASLLLDKIAETENVEVTNDELERELLIASIQAREPFEALRERMAKDGSIDRMREQMRREKTGNALYEKLAG
- the clpP gene encoding ATP-dependent Clp endopeptidase proteolytic subunit ClpP, whose amino-acid sequence is MGLVPMVIEQTSRGERAYDIYSRLLRDNIIFLGTPIDDNIANVIIAQMLFLSGEDPEKDIQLYINSPGGSITAGLAIYDTMQYIKNDVVTFCIGQAASMGAFLLMAGKKGKRFALPNSRILIHQPSMGGLSGQATDIDIHAREILRIREITNKLMSQSTGQSLERIERDVERDFIMTAAQSKEYGIIDDIIDKPRG